From the Nocardiopsis changdeensis genome, one window contains:
- a CDS encoding NAD(P)H-dependent oxidoreductase subunit E — translation MDLRLLDEAATEAERDAVDSLLGTPESGWEGGTRRDSDLRYARGGHAARDRRDLLLPALHAVNDRVGWISRGALNHICRRLTVPPAEAYAVASFYAMFALHERPRRVVHLCTDIACAAAGSGALRDRLAERLGPPGAGSEAAGPDAPPVTWHESPCLGMCERAPAALSLQAGAPARYAVAAPATPDGLDALTEGAPRGEEPTNGHRPHGPGTAHPTTFHPEPLPGASPEPRPEDAVPDAGSPDHVLLRRIGRVDPLSLDDYRSAGGYAALREALRLGPAGVIREVTDSGLVGRGGAAFPTGRKWNATAQQPDTPHYLVCNADESEPGTFKDRVLMEGDPFSVVEAMTIAGYAIGARTGYLYIRGEYPRALLHLENALSLARERGLLGTDIMGSGFSFDIEIRRGAGAYICGEETAIFGSIEGQRGEPRTKPPFPVEKGLFGKPTTVNNVETLVNVLPVLLMGGPAYAAVGTSGSTGPKLFCLSGGVRRPGLYELPFGATLGDLIEAAGGPPEGRSIRAVLLGGAAGTFVRADELDIPLTFEGARAAGASLGSGVVLVLDDTADLPAILARVAAFFRDESCGQCVPCRVGTVRQEESLLRLRSGASPAQEIPLLREVGRAMRDASICGLGQTAWNAVESAIDRLGLYSEDGPATENPAPGGTATPAPGDRAATEEAR, via the coding sequence GTGGACCTGCGACTTCTGGACGAGGCGGCCACCGAAGCCGAACGCGACGCCGTCGACTCACTCCTGGGCACGCCCGAATCCGGCTGGGAGGGCGGGACGCGCCGGGACTCCGACCTGCGCTACGCCAGGGGCGGCCACGCCGCCCGCGACCGGCGCGACCTGCTCCTGCCCGCCCTGCACGCGGTCAACGACCGGGTGGGCTGGATCAGCCGGGGCGCGCTCAACCACATCTGCCGCAGACTCACCGTCCCCCCGGCCGAGGCCTACGCCGTCGCCTCCTTCTACGCGATGTTCGCCCTGCACGAGCGCCCCCGGCGGGTCGTGCACCTGTGCACCGACATCGCCTGCGCGGCGGCGGGCTCGGGCGCGCTGCGCGACCGGCTGGCCGAGCGCCTGGGCCCTCCCGGAGCCGGTTCGGAGGCCGCCGGCCCCGACGCTCCCCCCGTCACCTGGCACGAGAGCCCGTGCCTGGGCATGTGCGAGCGCGCCCCCGCGGCGCTCTCCCTCCAGGCCGGGGCGCCGGCCCGGTACGCGGTCGCGGCCCCGGCCACCCCCGACGGGCTCGACGCGCTCACTGAGGGCGCGCCCCGCGGGGAGGAGCCGACCAACGGCCACCGCCCCCACGGCCCCGGGACCGCCCACCCCACCACCTTCCACCCCGAGCCCCTGCCCGGGGCCTCCCCCGAGCCCCGCCCCGAGGACGCCGTCCCCGACGCGGGCTCCCCCGACCACGTCCTCCTGCGCCGGATCGGCCGCGTGGACCCGCTCAGCCTCGACGACTACCGCTCCGCGGGCGGGTACGCCGCACTGCGCGAGGCCCTGCGGCTCGGCCCCGCCGGGGTGATCCGGGAGGTCACCGACTCCGGCCTGGTCGGCCGGGGCGGGGCGGCCTTCCCCACCGGGCGCAAGTGGAACGCCACCGCCCAGCAGCCGGACACCCCGCACTACCTGGTGTGCAACGCCGACGAGAGCGAGCCGGGGACCTTCAAGGACCGCGTCCTCATGGAGGGCGACCCCTTCTCCGTGGTCGAGGCCATGACCATCGCCGGGTACGCGATCGGGGCGCGCACCGGCTACCTCTACATCCGGGGCGAGTACCCCCGGGCCCTCCTGCACCTGGAGAACGCCCTATCGCTGGCCCGGGAGCGCGGGCTGCTCGGCACCGACATCATGGGGTCGGGCTTCTCCTTCGACATCGAGATCCGGCGCGGCGCGGGCGCCTACATCTGCGGCGAGGAGACCGCGATCTTCGGCTCCATCGAGGGCCAGCGCGGCGAGCCCCGCACCAAACCGCCGTTCCCGGTGGAGAAGGGCCTGTTCGGCAAGCCGACCACCGTGAACAACGTGGAGACCCTGGTCAACGTCCTGCCCGTGCTGCTGATGGGCGGACCGGCGTACGCGGCCGTGGGCACCTCCGGGTCCACCGGCCCCAAGCTGTTCTGCCTGTCGGGCGGGGTGCGCCGCCCCGGCCTGTACGAGCTGCCCTTCGGGGCGACCCTGGGCGACCTGATCGAGGCCGCGGGCGGGCCGCCCGAGGGGCGCTCGATCAGGGCCGTGCTCCTGGGCGGGGCCGCCGGCACCTTCGTCCGGGCCGACGAACTGGACATCCCGCTGACCTTCGAGGGGGCGCGCGCCGCCGGGGCGTCCCTGGGCTCGGGCGTGGTGCTGGTCCTGGACGACACCGCCGACCTGCCCGCGATCCTGGCACGCGTGGCCGCCTTCTTCCGCGACGAGTCCTGCGGCCAGTGCGTCCCCTGCCGGGTCGGCACGGTGCGGCAGGAGGAGTCCCTGCTGCGGCTGCGCTCGGGGGCCTCCCCCGCCCAGGAGATCCCGCTGCTGCGCGAGGTCGGGAGGGCGATGCGGGACGCGTCGATCTGCGGCCTGGGCCAGACCGCCTGGAACGCCGTGGAATCCGCGATCGACCGGCTGGGCCTGTACTCCGAGGACGGCCCCGCGACCGAGAACCCCGCCCCCGGCGGCACAGCAACCCCAGCCCCGGGCGACCGGGCTGCGACCGAGGAGGCCCGATGA
- a CDS encoding 2Fe-2S iron-sulfur cluster-binding protein: protein MTVPVLLPAPKRLIDATIDGEAVRVPEGTTVLEACAAAGTEVPTLCYGDTLTPRNACRVCVVEVEDARTLAPACSRRLEAGMSVSTDSERVRHSRKLVLELLGSSVDLSTTPEVAEWMERYEADPGRFGPRAEPAALGVRDARHAGEHRPGDGSVAETVEQPAKVDNDLYVRDYSKCIMCYKCVDACGDQWQNTFAIGVAGRGFDARISTEHDVELPDSACVYCGNCIEVCPTGALSFTTEFEMRKAGTWDEERQTETTTVCTYCGVGCNVTLHVQDNRIVKVSSPHDNPVTHGNLCIKGRFGFQHVQRRGDG, encoded by the coding sequence ATGACCGTCCCCGTACTCCTGCCCGCCCCCAAGAGGCTGATCGACGCGACCATCGACGGCGAGGCCGTCCGCGTGCCGGAGGGCACCACCGTGCTCGAGGCCTGCGCCGCGGCCGGGACCGAGGTGCCCACGCTCTGCTACGGCGACACGCTCACACCGCGCAACGCCTGCCGGGTGTGCGTGGTGGAGGTGGAGGACGCCCGCACCCTCGCCCCGGCCTGCTCCCGCAGGCTGGAGGCCGGGATGAGCGTGTCCACCGACTCCGAGCGGGTGCGGCACAGCCGCAAGCTGGTCCTGGAGCTGCTGGGCTCGTCGGTGGACCTGTCTACCACGCCCGAGGTCGCCGAATGGATGGAGCGCTACGAGGCGGACCCGGGCCGGTTCGGCCCCCGGGCCGAACCGGCCGCGCTCGGGGTCCGCGACGCCCGGCACGCGGGCGAGCACCGGCCCGGCGACGGCTCGGTGGCCGAGACCGTGGAGCAGCCCGCCAAGGTGGACAACGACCTCTACGTGCGCGACTACTCGAAGTGCATCATGTGCTACAAGTGCGTGGACGCCTGCGGCGACCAGTGGCAGAACACGTTCGCGATCGGGGTGGCCGGGCGCGGGTTCGACGCCCGCATCTCCACCGAGCACGACGTGGAGCTGCCCGATTCGGCCTGCGTGTACTGCGGGAACTGCATCGAGGTCTGTCCGACCGGGGCGCTGTCGTTCACCACGGAGTTCGAGATGCGCAAGGCCGGCACCTGGGACGAGGAGCGCCAGACCGAGACGACCACGGTGTGCACCTACTGCGGGGTCGGGTGCAACGTGACCCTGCACGTGCAGGACAACCGGATCGTCAAGGTGTCGTCCCCGCACGACAACCCGGTGACGCACGGCAACCTGTGCATCAAGGGCAGGTTCGGCTTCCAGCACGTGCAGCGGCGCGGCGACGGCTGA
- a CDS encoding VanZ family protein — translation MSAATLDPVVHEEGLTPSMFGPTRICFPTTKCPWKSEAFSPSSGVGYVGCMGFSTAIGLFIFAAYTSPIFAAIIGLLGLVRRMRGSPWKPALAQSVFDVSAIASLVPVVIVTLINPGGVESTVQPVPFTDMWAMGVTPTSLYQNLGNVLVFVPFGALLPLAFGGYFAGPGRIVGVAAVVSIGIEALQFLLNVGRVSSTDDVIVNVLGALAGCALTWYWWRPPRAEGSSFSRGSTTGSSSTRRGEQG, via the coding sequence ATGTCGGCGGCCACCTTGGATCCCGTCGTCCACGAGGAAGGCTTGACGCCTTCCATGTTCGGTCCCACCCGGATCTGCTTTCCAACTACCAAATGCCCCTGGAAGAGCGAGGCCTTCTCCCCTTCTTCCGGTGTGGGCTACGTTGGGTGCATGGGCTTTTCCACGGCCATCGGGCTGTTTATTTTCGCGGCCTACACCTCGCCGATATTCGCGGCCATCATCGGTCTGCTCGGACTGGTGCGCCGAATGCGTGGATCCCCCTGGAAGCCCGCATTGGCGCAGAGCGTGTTCGACGTATCGGCCATAGCGAGCCTGGTGCCGGTCGTGATCGTCACCCTCATCAACCCCGGCGGCGTCGAATCGACCGTGCAACCGGTGCCCTTCACCGACATGTGGGCCATGGGAGTGACCCCGACCTCGCTGTACCAGAACCTCGGCAATGTGCTCGTGTTCGTGCCGTTCGGGGCCCTGCTTCCATTGGCGTTCGGCGGATACTTCGCCGGGCCGGGCCGCATCGTCGGAGTTGCCGCAGTGGTGTCGATCGGGATTGAGGCCCTGCAGTTCCTCTTGAACGTCGGGCGGGTCAGCTCGACCGACGATGTCATTGTGAACGTACTCGGAGCTTTGGCCGGCTGTGCGCTGACGTGGTACTGGTGGCGCCCTCCCAGGGCCGAAGGTTCATCCTTCTCCCGCGGGAGCACCACGGGCTCATCATCAACACGCCGCGGGGAGCAGGGGTAG
- a CDS encoding immunity 49 family protein, with amino-acid sequence MTLRIERHRVDEKAIGEALDDFADRIGQDVNDQQHSGRDGFGWKMIGRDLVTYAAARSATDPEAKADIRAALYSAAEAFTGALLLDGAPTSAEVSVHLTYTGTGVSYRHLEEYGEKPQGQRPIAPGRWAHALYLCVISGLCDAYEGPLVQFAAGFTEDQVLHRALAFYVYPGLGAERDQLTGYVESAMAPFFASLEEGSQKGLPDLAAVDFELLFLHALISRNEQLFWSLMAMRLAWLRDNRDSEDLDALLPVAELAFAALAVRVEGWTMPFDTDYLPRHLVQGGRGLRVGPYGADKDPDALRLLAQGPIEVAHPAEASTRNWTIEKLFKRNDTWMGEAAQADTSRYRTADDLMRYADFEQLTFGRSLSVDPQARHPRQLAAFTHASQFTAAAFACTAAGGESVEVALGESTAVLRTFGSRNGVSGNRLVTAVEYALISGAPERLEALLGMPEELFPRPGGPGTSVFLRYGVALLTYLRSAPTGPGAVPGPRVREALDAALEALAGHTRPGSPPPPVIALSQLVAEDQEGFNLALADALEAYRDAYSFGEQARRSDGLVDRRSLTLACLARMRGWEVRIDSGYLPQGLLDRAGALSVP; translated from the coding sequence GTGACCTTGCGGATCGAACGCCACCGAGTCGACGAGAAAGCGATCGGGGAGGCCCTGGACGACTTCGCCGACCGGATCGGCCAGGACGTCAACGACCAGCAGCACAGCGGCCGGGACGGGTTCGGCTGGAAAATGATCGGCCGTGACCTGGTCACCTACGCCGCCGCCCGGTCCGCCACCGACCCGGAAGCAAAAGCCGACATCCGGGCCGCCCTGTACTCGGCCGCGGAGGCCTTCACCGGAGCGCTGCTGCTGGACGGAGCGCCCACCTCCGCCGAGGTCTCGGTCCACCTCACCTACACCGGGACCGGTGTCTCCTACCGGCACCTCGAAGAGTACGGAGAAAAACCCCAGGGCCAGCGGCCGATCGCTCCCGGCAGGTGGGCTCACGCACTGTACCTGTGCGTCATCTCCGGCCTGTGCGACGCCTACGAAGGCCCCCTCGTCCAGTTCGCCGCGGGCTTCACCGAGGATCAGGTGCTGCACCGAGCGCTCGCGTTCTACGTCTACCCGGGACTGGGCGCCGAGCGCGACCAGCTGACGGGGTACGTGGAGTCCGCGATGGCGCCCTTCTTCGCCTCCCTGGAAGAGGGGTCCCAGAAAGGCCTCCCCGACCTGGCCGCGGTCGACTTCGAACTGCTCTTCCTGCACGCCCTGATCAGCCGCAACGAGCAGCTGTTCTGGTCCCTCATGGCCATGCGGCTGGCGTGGCTCCGCGACAACCGCGACAGCGAGGACCTGGACGCACTGCTCCCGGTGGCCGAGCTCGCCTTCGCCGCCCTGGCGGTGCGGGTGGAGGGCTGGACGATGCCCTTCGACACCGACTACCTGCCCCGGCACCTCGTCCAGGGCGGCCGCGGCCTTCGAGTCGGTCCCTACGGTGCGGACAAGGACCCCGACGCGCTGCGCCTACTGGCCCAAGGGCCGATCGAGGTCGCCCACCCCGCCGAAGCCTCCACCCGTAACTGGACGATCGAGAAGCTCTTCAAACGCAACGACACCTGGATGGGAGAGGCCGCGCAGGCCGATACCTCCCGTTACAGGACTGCCGACGACCTGATGCGCTACGCCGACTTCGAGCAGCTCACCTTCGGCCGGTCCCTGTCCGTCGATCCCCAAGCCCGTCACCCCCGACAGCTCGCCGCGTTCACGCATGCCTCCCAGTTCACCGCGGCCGCCTTCGCCTGCACCGCAGCGGGTGGGGAGAGCGTCGAGGTGGCCCTGGGGGAGTCCACGGCCGTGCTGCGCACGTTCGGATCCCGCAACGGTGTGTCCGGGAACCGGCTCGTCACCGCAGTGGAGTACGCCCTGATCTCAGGGGCACCCGAACGTCTGGAGGCGCTGTTGGGCATGCCGGAGGAACTCTTCCCGCGCCCGGGCGGCCCGGGCACCTCCGTCTTTCTCCGCTACGGGGTCGCGCTGCTGACCTACCTGCGGTCCGCCCCGACCGGTCCCGGCGCGGTACCGGGCCCGCGTGTGCGCGAGGCTCTCGACGCGGCACTGGAAGCGCTGGCCGGCCACACCCGCCCCGGTTCCCCGCCGCCCCCGGTGATCGCGCTCTCCCAGCTGGTGGCCGAAGACCAGGAGGGTTTCAACCTGGCCCTGGCCGATGCCCTGGAGGCGTACCGGGACGCGTACTCCTTCGGGGAACAGGCCCGACGCTCGGACGGGCTGGTGGACCGGCGGTCACTGACCCTGGCCTGTCTGGCCCGGATGCGGGGCTGGGAGGTGCGCATCGACAGCGGCTACCTGCCCCAGGGGCTGCTCGACCGGGCCGGAGCCCTTTCCGTTCCCTGA
- a CDS encoding molybdopterin-binding protein: protein MPDSVAPETSLVLRLHGRRRGHAPTPWHRARELAREAGAGGATPMEEVPLSAALGSTLGADLVSAVDVPVLDSAAMDGYAVCGEGPWTVLGRALAGHRGPVARLNAGEAVEIATGAIAPDGTTSVLPYERATLAPAGPGGTAPAAAAGDRDGAPGPGGAGLLSGATEPGEHLRLRGETTPAGTVVARAGSPVTPALLGLAAGLGRDALPVLRPRVRVLVTGDEVVREGVPRPGAVRDAIGPVLPGLVAWAGGVCASPELLADRREDLEWALDGASGTDLVAVCGSSSKGPADHLRAALTGLGARFVVDGVACRPGHPQALAVLPSGAVVVGLPGNPGAALVAALTLLVPALSGRAGRRDPAHTGQRARLIGETRPHASDVRLVPVRVSRDLAVELPSSGSADLRAAAVADAFAVVPPARTPGLVELVGTPR from the coding sequence ATGCCCGACTCGGTCGCCCCGGAAACTTCTCTGGTTCTTCGTCTCCACGGCCGTCGGCGGGGCCACGCGCCGACACCCTGGCACCGCGCCCGCGAGCTGGCGCGCGAGGCCGGCGCCGGGGGCGCCACGCCCATGGAGGAGGTGCCGCTCTCCGCGGCCCTCGGCTCCACGCTCGGGGCCGACCTCGTCTCCGCGGTCGACGTCCCCGTCCTGGACAGCGCCGCCATGGACGGCTACGCCGTCTGCGGCGAGGGGCCCTGGACCGTCCTGGGCCGGGCACTGGCCGGACACCGCGGGCCCGTCGCCCGCCTCAACGCGGGGGAGGCGGTGGAGATAGCCACGGGTGCCATCGCTCCGGACGGCACCACCTCCGTCCTCCCCTACGAGCGCGCCACCCTGGCTCCGGCCGGGCCGGGAGGGACCGCCCCGGCGGCGGCCGCCGGAGACCGGGACGGCGCGCCGGGACCGGGGGGCGCGGGGCTCCTGAGCGGTGCGACCGAGCCGGGGGAGCACCTGCGCCTGCGGGGCGAGACCACCCCGGCCGGGACGGTGGTCGCACGCGCCGGGAGCCCCGTCACCCCCGCGCTCCTGGGCCTGGCCGCGGGCCTGGGGCGGGACGCCCTGCCGGTGCTCCGCCCCCGGGTCCGCGTCCTGGTCACCGGTGACGAGGTGGTGCGCGAGGGAGTCCCGCGCCCCGGGGCGGTGCGCGACGCGATCGGCCCGGTGCTGCCCGGGCTGGTGGCCTGGGCCGGGGGCGTGTGCGCGTCCCCGGAGCTGCTGGCGGACCGGCGGGAGGACCTGGAGTGGGCACTGGACGGGGCGTCGGGGACCGACCTCGTCGCGGTCTGCGGCTCCTCGTCGAAGGGCCCGGCCGACCACCTGCGCGCGGCGCTCACCGGCCTCGGCGCGCGGTTCGTGGTCGACGGGGTGGCCTGCCGCCCCGGCCACCCGCAGGCCCTGGCGGTCCTGCCCTCGGGGGCCGTGGTCGTGGGGCTGCCGGGCAACCCCGGCGCGGCCCTCGTCGCCGCCCTCACCCTGCTCGTCCCCGCGCTGAGCGGCCGGGCGGGCCGGCGCGACCCGGCCCACACCGGGCAGCGGGCCCGGCTCATCGGCGAGACCCGGCCCCACGCCTCCGACGTGCGGCTGGTGCCGGTGCGCGTGAGCCGCGACCTCGCCGTGGAGCTGCCCTCCAGCGGCTCCGCCGACCTGCGCGCGGCCGCCGTGGCCGACGCGTTCGCGGTCGTCCCGCCCGCCCGCACGCCGGGACTCGTCGAACTCGTCGGGACGCCCCGATGA
- a CDS encoding GntR family transcriptional regulator, with amino-acid sequence MSSQGLNAVAGRIQRPVPLRESVYEAILDLITTRALSPGQHLVETELAGSLGVSRQPVREAMQRLSNEGWVDLRPGYGAFVHTPTESEADQLLAVRAMLEAESARLAAEHASPEQIRHLRELVSAGRAATEHADTEAVVQANADFHRAVTEASGNRVLAELAAQVDRRVRWYYAPVAGIRGSASWDEHEQLVEVIEQGDAARARLLMSEHTERTRRTYHEEVDGVRP; translated from the coding sequence ATGTCCTCGCAGGGATTGAACGCCGTCGCAGGACGGATCCAGCGCCCGGTCCCGTTGCGGGAGTCCGTCTACGAGGCCATCCTCGACCTCATCACCACCCGTGCGCTCTCACCCGGCCAGCACCTGGTCGAGACCGAGCTGGCCGGGTCCCTCGGCGTGTCGCGCCAGCCGGTCCGCGAGGCCATGCAGCGGCTCAGCAACGAGGGCTGGGTGGACCTGCGGCCCGGCTACGGGGCGTTCGTGCACACGCCCACCGAGAGCGAGGCCGACCAGCTCCTGGCCGTCCGCGCGATGCTGGAGGCCGAGTCCGCCAGGCTCGCCGCCGAGCACGCCTCGCCCGAGCAGATCCGGCACCTGCGCGAGCTCGTCTCCGCCGGCCGGGCGGCCACCGAGCACGCGGACACCGAAGCCGTGGTCCAGGCCAACGCCGACTTCCACCGGGCCGTCACCGAGGCCTCCGGCAACCGGGTGCTGGCCGAACTGGCCGCCCAGGTGGACCGCCGGGTCCGCTGGTACTACGCGCCCGTCGCCGGCATCCGGGGCTCGGCCTCCTGGGACGAGCACGAGCAGCTGGTCGAGGTCATCGAGCAGGGCGACGCGGCCCGCGCCCGCCTGCTCATGAGCGAGCACACCGAGCGCACCCGCCGCACCTACCACGAAGAGGTCGACGGCGTCCGGCCCTGA
- a CDS encoding NUDIX hydrolase yields MAPAIPAHAANPGERFRSIVDVHTILIRDDGRILLLERGPGRYGAGLLHLPSGHLEPGEPLHLGAARETVEETGVVIDPADLEIAALVHHRQDPSHTRVGAFFACRRWRGEPYNREPDKCTGLVWADPVALPQATIDYPAAGIRAWTAGEGYAAHGW; encoded by the coding sequence ATGGCCCCGGCCATCCCTGCACATGCAGCGAACCCCGGTGAGCGGTTCCGCAGTATCGTCGACGTCCACACCATCCTGATCCGCGACGACGGGCGGATCCTGCTGCTTGAGCGCGGGCCCGGCCGGTACGGAGCCGGCCTCCTGCATCTGCCCAGCGGCCATCTGGAACCGGGGGAGCCCCTCCACCTAGGTGCCGCCCGGGAAACAGTGGAAGAGACCGGAGTGGTCATCGACCCCGCTGACCTGGAGATCGCCGCACTGGTCCACCACCGCCAAGACCCTTCCCACACCCGCGTCGGAGCCTTCTTCGCCTGCCGACGGTGGCGGGGAGAGCCCTACAACCGGGAACCGGACAAGTGCACCGGCCTGGTCTGGGCCGATCCGGTGGCACTGCCACAGGCGACCATCGACTACCCCGCCGCCGGCATCCGGGCCTGGACGGCAGGAGAGGGGTATGCGGCGCACGGCTGGTGA
- a CDS encoding AAA family ATPase, which yields MTSWGNAAPDRRVRAVPSLVVLRGNSASGKSTVARSLRAAYGRGLAIIEQDNVRRTVLRERDVPGGANIGLIDLMARYALDHGFHVVVEGILYADRYGDMLTALMRDHQGITRAYYFDIPFDVTLERHATKSIAGKVGEAELRDWWRPRDLLPGGVEEIIDEHGTVEQNTMRILTDCGLESRRRV from the coding sequence ATGACCTCGTGGGGGAACGCCGCTCCTGACCGGCGCGTTCGTGCTGTGCCGTCGCTGGTGGTGCTGCGGGGCAACTCCGCTTCGGGCAAGTCCACCGTTGCCCGGTCGCTGCGGGCGGCGTACGGGCGGGGGCTCGCGATCATCGAACAGGACAACGTACGCCGCACCGTGCTGCGCGAGCGCGATGTGCCCGGCGGTGCGAACATCGGGCTCATCGACCTGATGGCCCGCTACGCCCTGGACCACGGGTTCCACGTGGTGGTGGAGGGGATCCTGTACGCCGACCGCTACGGGGACATGCTCACGGCGCTCATGCGCGACCACCAGGGCATCACGCGCGCCTACTACTTCGACATCCCCTTCGACGTCACGCTGGAGCGCCACGCGACCAAATCCATCGCAGGCAAGGTCGGTGAGGCCGAGTTGCGGGACTGGTGGCGACCGCGTGACCTGCTTCCCGGCGGGGTGGAGGAGATCATCGACGAGCACGGCACCGTGGAGCAGAACACGATGCGGATCCTCACCGACTGCGGCCTGGAATCCCGGCGCCGGGTCTGA
- the fdhD gene encoding formate dehydrogenase accessory sulfurtransferase FdhD has translation MGRVTAREKVLRIREGVGSERVDTLVVEEPLEIRLDGSPLSVTMRTPGNDFDLAAGFLVGEGVVSEGPQVTAIRYCAGATEDGSNTYNVLDVSLAPGVPLPDTSLERNFYTTSSCGLCGKAGLDAVRTKARWSVADDGLRVGVSTLTGLPDRLREAQRVFDRTGGLHAAGLFTAEGELLALREDVGRHNAVDKLVGWALRSGRLPLRGTVLMVSGRASFELVQKAWMAGIPMMAAVSAPSSLAVELAAEAGMTLVGFLRGSSMNVYSGRDRVLLERALTAPSAAPGAAHPPHR, from the coding sequence ATGGGACGGGTGACCGCCCGTGAGAAGGTCCTCCGGATCAGGGAGGGTGTCGGAAGCGAACGCGTGGACACCCTGGTCGTGGAGGAGCCGCTGGAGATCAGGCTGGACGGCTCCCCGCTGAGCGTCACCATGCGCACCCCCGGGAACGACTTCGACCTCGCCGCCGGGTTCCTGGTGGGCGAGGGGGTGGTGTCCGAGGGCCCGCAGGTCACCGCCATCCGCTACTGCGCCGGGGCCACCGAGGACGGGTCCAACACCTACAACGTGCTGGACGTGTCCCTGGCCCCCGGGGTGCCGCTCCCCGACACCTCGCTGGAGCGCAACTTCTACACCACGTCCTCGTGCGGGCTGTGCGGCAAGGCCGGCCTGGACGCCGTGCGCACCAAGGCGCGGTGGTCGGTGGCCGACGACGGCCTGCGGGTCGGCGTCTCCACCCTCACCGGGCTCCCGGACCGCCTGCGCGAGGCCCAGCGGGTGTTCGACCGCACCGGCGGGCTGCACGCGGCCGGGCTGTTCACCGCCGAGGGCGAGCTGCTGGCCCTGCGCGAGGACGTGGGGCGGCACAATGCGGTGGACAAGCTGGTCGGCTGGGCGCTGCGCTCCGGGCGGCTCCCGCTGCGCGGAACCGTGCTCATGGTGTCCGGGCGCGCCTCCTTCGAGCTGGTCCAGAAGGCGTGGATGGCGGGCATCCCCATGATGGCCGCCGTCTCGGCCCCCTCGTCCCTCGCCGTCGAACTGGCCGCGGAGGCGGGCATGACGCTCGTCGGCTTCCTGCGCGGCAGTTCCATGAACGTCTACAGCGGAAGGGACCGCGTTCTCCTGGAGAGGGCGCTCACCGCGCCCTCGGCGGCCCCAGGGGCTGCGCACCCTCCGCACCGGTAG
- a CDS encoding 2-dehydropantoate 2-reductase produces MRIAVLGAGAIGAYAGAALHRGGADVHLIARNEHLRALRERGVRVLSPRGDFTAHPHATDDPAEVGPVDIVLLGLKAQHYAASGPLLRPLLGPSTAVVAAQNGIPWWYFHGIGGPFAGRRIESVDPGGAVSRAIPVERAIGCVVYAATEIVEPGVVRHIEGTRFSIGEPDRSDSQRCRDLSAAMVAGGLKCPVEPDLRVDIWVKLMGNIVFNPLSALTRSTMAQICRHRSTRDMARTMMNETLDVAARLGVHPDISVERRLAGAERTGDHRTSTLHDLERGRPMELDVILSAVVELADLTGAPVPTLRAVDAVAGLLNQRVSEPAPA; encoded by the coding sequence ATGCGCATCGCCGTCCTCGGCGCCGGAGCGATCGGCGCCTACGCGGGCGCCGCACTGCACCGCGGCGGAGCCGATGTCCACCTCATAGCCCGCAACGAGCACCTGCGGGCCCTGCGCGAGCGGGGCGTCCGGGTGCTCAGCCCCCGCGGCGACTTCACCGCGCACCCCCACGCCACGGACGACCCCGCCGAGGTCGGCCCCGTGGACATCGTCCTGCTCGGCCTCAAGGCCCAGCACTACGCCGCGTCCGGCCCGCTGCTGCGCCCGCTCCTGGGGCCGTCCACCGCCGTGGTCGCCGCCCAGAACGGCATCCCCTGGTGGTACTTCCACGGGATCGGCGGGCCGTTCGCCGGCCGGAGGATCGAGAGCGTGGACCCGGGCGGCGCGGTCAGCCGGGCGATCCCGGTCGAGCGCGCCATCGGCTGCGTGGTCTACGCGGCCACCGAGATCGTCGAGCCGGGGGTGGTCCGGCACATCGAGGGCACCCGGTTCTCCATCGGCGAGCCCGACCGCTCCGACTCCCAGCGCTGCCGCGACCTGTCCGCGGCGATGGTGGCCGGCGGGCTGAAGTGCCCGGTCGAGCCCGACCTGCGCGTGGACATCTGGGTGAAGCTGATGGGCAACATCGTCTTCAACCCGCTCAGCGCGCTCACCCGCTCGACCATGGCGCAGATCTGCCGCCACCGCTCGACCCGGGACATGGCCCGCACCATGATGAACGAGACCCTGGACGTGGCCGCCCGGCTGGGCGTGCACCCCGACATCTCGGTCGAACGCAGGCTCGCGGGCGCGGAGCGGACCGGCGACCACCGGACCTCCACCCTGCACGACCTGGAACGGGGCCGGCCCATGGAACTGGACGTCATCCTGTCCGCCGTGGTCGAGCTGGCCGACCTCACCGGCGCCCCCGTGCCCACCCTCCGCGCGGTCGACGCCGTGGCCGGCCTCCTGAACCAGAGGGTCTCCGAGCCCGCCCCCGCCTAG